The following are from one region of the Ptychodera flava strain L36383 chromosome 15, AS_Pfla_20210202, whole genome shotgun sequence genome:
- the LOC139151827 gene encoding autocrine proliferation repressor protein A-like, with the protein MVRQSAVVRVFLLATLFVVVTATPLDDYVNAPDHHYKYEELDYKHVVKGKYTVYMVNMTSQKWLTDDDVNRSIWWHCLSITIPHRLIHRDAAFMYISNGDNDKTDLPSPHTEDIMTTSELAVSTGSIGAVLFNIPNQPMQYWSDPKNESRKEDSVIAFTWRHYIDDPTKPEWLARLPMTKAAVRAMDTISDFVRKKERTAHVKRFMVAGESKRGWTTWTTGAVDKRVIAIAPIVLDCANMLKNFHHHYRSLGGWTWSFYPYYSEGIMRDIDKPNTQKLADIVDPYAYRDRLTMPKYVITSTGDPLFLPDDSYYYYNDMKGETYLRLLPNAEHSMRGHRENIFHGLQAFYLSVLEDHPRPKLSWIRNQTADGGSITFYTDTAPAYISAFVSTTLSDQRRDFRLQIAKTPGSPEPKPQRVMWYPMGVSRVTDYEFRVEISKPDVGWSAVFIQAAFPGPRDTLYEFTSEVNIVPDTFPYPDCHGDECQGTLV; encoded by the exons ATGGTGCGTCAAAGCGCAGTCGTACGCGTGTTTCTGTTGGCAACTCTTTTTGTCGTCGTCACCGCCACGCCATTGGATGACTACGTCAACGCGCCCGACCATCACTACAAATATGAAGAACTCGACTACAAGCACGTTGTCAAAGGCAAATACACGGTGTACATGGTGAATATGacgtcacagaaatggcttaCAG ATGACGACGTCAATCGTTCAATATGGTGGCACTGTCTATCCATCACGATACCACATCGTCTAATTCATCGAGATGCCGCATTCATGTACATATCTAACGGTGATAACGACAAAACAGA CCTTCCCTCTCCGCACACTGAAGACATCATGACGACCTCTGAACTCGCAGTCAGTACAGGAAG CATTGGTGCGGTTTTATTCAATATTCCGAATCAACCAATGCAGTATTGG AGCGACCCTAAGAACGAATCACGAAAAGAAGACTCCGTGATTGCCTTCACCTGGAGACATTACATAGACGATCCTACTAAACCAGAATGGTTGGCCAGGTTACCGATGACCAAG GCAGCTGTACGAGCTATGGATACCATTTCCGACTTTGTCCGCAAAAAGGAACGCACTGCGCATGTAAAAAGGTTCATGGTTGCTGGAGAATCCAAG AGAGGCTGGACAACATGGACAACTGGTGCCGTGGACAAACGCGTAATAGCCATTGCTCCTATCGTGCTGGACTGTGCCAATATGTTAAAG AACTTTCATCACCATTATCGTTCACTGGGAGGATGGACCTGGTCGTTTTACCCGTATTACAGTGAGGGCATTATGAGAGACATCGACAAGCCGAATACGCAGAAATTGGCAGATATTGTCGATCCGTACG CTTACCGTGACAGATTGACGATGCCCAAATACGTCATCACATCCACTGGAGATCCACTGTTCCTACCGGACGattcttattattattacaacgaTATGAAAGGAGAAACTTATCTCAG ATTACTGCCAAATGCTGAACACAGCATGAGGGGTCACCgtgaaaacatatttcatgGTCTGCAGGCGTTTTATCTTAGTGTCTTGGAG GACCACCCTCGCCCCAAATTATCATGGATCCGTAATCAG aCTGCCGATGGTGGCAGCATAACGTTTTACACTGACACTGCACCTGCCTACATCAGTGCATTTGTGTCTACCACTCTGTCCGATCAAAG GAGGGATTTTCGTCTCCAAATCGCTAAGACACCGGGTTCGCCGGAACCAAAACCGCAGAGAGTCATGTGGTATCCAATGGGAGTTAGCAGAGTG ACTGATTACGAGTTCAGAGTAGAAATCTCGAAACCAGACGTAGGATGGTCCGCTGTATTCATACAG GCTGCCTTTCCTGGACCACGTGACACTTTGTACGAATTCACTTCCGAGGTCAACATAGTTCCTGACACCTTCCCGTATCCTGATTGTCATGGCGACGAGTGCCAAGGAACCCTGGTCTGA
- the LOC139151828 gene encoding autocrine proliferation repressor protein A-like, translating into MASRSALFILAAFLATVNATPLDDYVNTYDPHYSYEELDYKHVVKEKYTVYMVRMTSQKWLTDNDVDGSIWWHYLSITIPHHLTHRDAAFLYITGKDTTNTNLPSPNTEDILTSSELAASTGTIGATLFHVPNQPLVFPSDPNNESRREDDIIAFTWRHYIDNPNDTEWIAQLPMTKSAVRAMDAVASFVNEKVPVANIDKFMVSGASKRGWTAWLTAAVDSRVIAVGPLVLDCLNMIENFHHFYQSLGGWPFPFYPYHKEYIMRDIEHPVVANLSSIIDPYAYRDRLTMPKYVITSSGDPFFLPDDSHYYFEGMKGETYLRLLPNAEHSMLGQRENTFHGLQSFFLSVLECHTRPTISWTRNQTASGGSITLITDTPPVSINAFVASGPIATRRDFRLLSLPSGYPSPVPQVVMWYPTSVRRLNDYEYLAEISKPATGWSAVFIQAAFPGPRGTLYEFTSEVNIVPDTFPYPRCEGEACQGILV; encoded by the exons ATGGCGTCTCGAAGTGCGCTCTTCATTTTAGCGGCGTTTCTAGCCACCGTCAACGCCACGCCGCTGGATGACTATGTGAACACATACGACCCTCACTACAGCTATGAGGAGCTTGACTACAAGCATGTTGTCAAGGAAAAGTACACAGTGTATATGGTGAGAATGACTTCACAGAAATGGCTAACAG ATAATGACGTCGACGGCTCGATTTGGTGGCACTATCTCTCCATCACAATCCCACATCATCTGACACACCGTGACGCTGCTTTCCTGTACATCACTGGAAAGGACACCACAAACACAAA CCTTCCCTCTCCAAACACCGAAGATATTTTGACGTCATCGGAACTGGCAGCTTCCACTGGGAC TATCGGCGCTACTCTGTTTCATGTGCCCAACCAACCATTGGTATTTCCG AGTGATCCGAATAACGAATCTAGACGCGAGGATGACATCATCGCCTTTACGTGGCGGCACTACATCGACAATCCAAACGACACAGAGTGGATAGCTCAGTTACCTATGACAAAA TCGGCTGTCCGAGCCATGGATGCGGTAGCCAGCTTTGTTAACGAGAAAGTACCAGTCGCGAACATTGATAAATTCATGGTGTCTGGGGCCTCAAAG AGAGGTTGGACAGCATGGTTGACTGCCGCTGTTGACAGCCGTGTAATAGCCGTTGGTCCCCTCGTCTTAGATTGCCTGAATATGATTGAG AATTTCCATCATTTTTACCAATCTCTCGGTGGATGGCCATTCCCGTTTTATCCATACCATAAGGAGTACATCATGCGAGACATCGAACATCCTGTTGTGGCGAATTTATCCAGTATCATTGATCCGTACG CTTACCGTGACAGACTGACCATGCCCAAATACGTCATCACTTCATCCGGGGATCCGTTTTTCCTACCGGACGATTCTCATTACTACTTTGAAGGCATGAAGGGCGAGACGTATCTTAG aTTACTGCCAAATGCTGAACACAGTATGCTGGGACAACGCGAAAATACTTTTCATGGTCTGCAGTCGTTTTTCCTCAGCGTCTTAGAA TGCCACACCCGTCCAACGATATCTTGGACCAGAAACCAG ACCGCTAGCGGAGGAAGCATAACCTTAATTACAGATACTCCCCCTGTTTCCATCAATGCGTTTGTAGCGAGCGGACCCATTGCTACCAG GAGAGACTTCCGCCTTCTATCACTGCCATCGGGTTACCCGTCACCAGTGCCACAGGTTGTGATGTGGTATCCAACCAGTGTTAGGAGACTG AATGACTACGAGTACTTGGCAGAAATTTCGAAACCAGCGACCGGGTGGTCCGCTGTTTTTATTCAG GCTGCCTTCCCTGGACCACGTGGCACGCTTTACGAATTTACTTCCGAGGTGAACATAGTTCCGGACACCTTCCCCTACCCTCGATGTGAAGGCGAGGCATGCCAGGGTATACTTGTCTAA
- the LOC139151829 gene encoding 15-hydroxyprostaglandin dehydrogenase [NAD(+)]-like isoform X1: MDGKVAIITGGAEGIGRALAERFLDEHATGVAILDVNEPKGRETENQLKTKYKNGDARVLFVLCDVSCKESLENAFQEVKRKFGDFHVVCNNAGIVDEIDFESTVDVNIKGVIRGTYLAVKYMGTENGGSGGVVINTASAVGFGVDPKFAVYVATKQAVIGFTRNVAAHRMFIRNNVHVAAVCPGVVKTALLQKSRVNFPLKERSHGIIGRARGLYNEIPISYVTNAVMRLIENSEKMSGAIVAVIAKDRMKIISPPSNL; encoded by the exons ATGGACGGGAAAGTGGCTATAATTACCGGCGGCGCTGAAGGGATCGGCCGGGCTCTGGCTGAGAGATTTCTCGACGAACATGCTACG GGAGTTGCTATACTTGATGTCAATGAACCAAAAGGGCGAGAGACAGAGAACCAACTgaagacaaaatacaaaaatggcgACGCCAGAGTGCTCTTCGTTCTCTGTGACGTGTCGTGTAAAGAAAGCCTTGAAA ATGCCTTTCAAGAAGTGAAGAGAAAGTTTGGTGATTTTCACGTGGTTTGCAACAATGCTGGTATTGTGGACGAAATCGATTTTGAATCGACAGTTGACGTTAATATA AAAGGTGTAATTCGGGGAACATACCTGGCTGTCAAGTACATGGGAACTGAGAACGGCGGATCTGGTGGGGTGGTGATCAACACTGCATCAGCGGTCG GATTCGGTGTAGATCCAAAGTTTGCTGTTTACGTTGCGACCAAACAAGCAGTCATTGGTTTTACAAGGAACGTTGCT GCCCATAGAATGTTCATCAGAAACAACGTCCACGTCGCCGCGGTGTGTCCAGGAGTTgtcaaaactgcattgttaCAGAAAAGCAGAGTAAACTTTCCCCTGAAGGAGAGGTCTCATGGAATAATTGGAAGGGCACGTGGATTATACAATGAAATACC GATATCTTACGTCACAAACGCTGTGATGAGACTGATAGAAAATTCCGAGAAGATGAGCGGTGCTATAGTTGCTGTGATTGCTAAAGACCGGATGAAGATCATCAGCCCGCCCAGCAATTTGTGA
- the LOC139151830 gene encoding 15-hydroxyprostaglandin dehydrogenase [NAD(+)]-like, giving the protein MGTENGGSGGVVINTASAAGFTIDPKFAVYAATKKAIIGFTRNVAAHRMFIRNNVNVAAVCPGIVTTPLIQKSKLTFPKQERPEGIIGRARGLFNQIPISYVTNAVMRLIENSVKMNGAIVAVIATDPMKIISLPSNL; this is encoded by the exons ATGGGAACTGAGAACGGCGGATCCGGTGGGGTGGTGATCAACACTGCATCAGCCGCTG GATTCACAATAGATCCAAAGTTTGCTGTTTACGCTGCGACCAAAAAAGCAATAATTGGTTTTACAAGAAACGTTGCT GCCCATAGAATGTTCATCAGAAACAACGTCAACGTAGCAGCGGTGTGTCCTGGAATAGTCACTACTCCATTAATACAGAAAAGCAAATTGACATTTCCCAAACAGGAGAGGCCTGAAGGAATAATTGGAAGGGCGCGTGGATTATTCAATCAAATACC GATATCTTACGTCACAAACGCTGTGATGAGACTGATAGAAAATTCCGTGAAGATGAACGGTGCTATAGTTGCTGTGATTGCTACAGACCCGATGAAGATCATCAGCCTGCCCAGCAATTTGTGA